From Brevibacillus marinus, a single genomic window includes:
- a CDS encoding DUF4198 domain-containing protein — MMKKNIAATALAAVLTLGLSAAAFAHDGWSQTNAPIIAQGEVSYVELLLGNHSNEHKSYRIAGQWSPDTSKVYVTTPAGTKADITSTRFYTGEAATESEPAVNNGFVASFSASSPGAYIISAEGDSIFQHGGVASRTLRSAKSFVAVSDIPVLERVRQLKGFSRAIATDRAEWVPEFNPAAVRPNEQVSVQLLLKGQPLADTEVSLIRRSNSEAQTFTTDAQGRITFKTGPADYYLLRAKPATAEKKAGEYDQVQYEATMTFIVQNGTSKLPAAKPNPIPYLYVNGKLVATDGVVIRNGTTYADASVIRQYIDPAYAGQGAVALRSFAEGLGATVEFLPAVGDTRAAVLLYLKE; from the coding sequence ATGATGAAAAAGAACATCGCGGCAACCGCACTCGCGGCCGTATTGACGCTTGGCCTGTCTGCGGCGGCGTTCGCGCACGACGGCTGGTCGCAGACCAATGCGCCGATCATTGCGCAGGGGGAAGTTTCCTACGTGGAGTTGCTGCTGGGAAACCACTCCAACGAGCATAAAAGCTATCGGATCGCCGGCCAGTGGAGCCCGGATACGTCCAAGGTGTACGTGACGACTCCGGCAGGCACGAAAGCGGACATTACCAGCACGCGCTTCTACACCGGCGAAGCCGCCACGGAAAGCGAACCTGCCGTCAATAACGGGTTTGTCGCGTCCTTCTCCGCTTCTTCGCCCGGCGCTTACATCATCTCGGCGGAGGGGGACAGCATCTTCCAGCACGGCGGGGTGGCCAGTCGAACGCTGCGAAGCGCCAAGTCGTTCGTCGCCGTAAGCGATATTCCGGTGTTGGAGCGGGTCAGGCAGCTGAAGGGCTTTTCCCGCGCGATTGCCACCGATCGCGCGGAATGGGTGCCCGAGTTTAACCCGGCTGCCGTGAGGCCGAACGAGCAGGTCAGCGTGCAGCTGCTCCTGAAAGGCCAACCGCTGGCGGATACGGAAGTGTCCTTGATCCGGCGCAGCAATTCGGAAGCGCAGACGTTTACCACCGATGCGCAGGGCAGGATTACGTTCAAGACCGGTCCGGCCGACTATTACCTGCTGCGGGCGAAACCGGCGACAGCTGAGAAAAAAGCAGGCGAGTACGACCAAGTCCAGTACGAAGCGACGATGACGTTCATCGTCCAGAACGGCACGTCGAAGCTGCCGGCGGCAAAGCCCAATCCCATCCCTTACTTGTACGTAAACGGCAAGCTGGTCGCCACGGACGGCGTCGTCATTCGAAACGGTACGACGTATGCGGATGCCTCGGTGATCCGGCAATACATTGATCCGGCATATGCCGGTCAAGGAGCGGTTGCGCTTCGTTCCTTTGCGGAGGGCTTGGGCGCGACGGTTGAATTTTTGCCGGCCGTGGGCGATACGCGGGCA
- a CDS encoding MFS transporter, whose amino-acid sequence MKAGPDLAPQRLRLRSTALRIWRSKPFLHFMWGSLISRVGDWMDITAMNWAILQWTHSPLALGAVNACRLLPALLCGLPAGVLADRMNRRKLLLLLHAGIMLLTFLLAFLFLQQVHLWAVLTGIAARSALQTMEPIVRNALLPNLVEKESAANAIAANVAVLNLSRMIGPAVAGTLMLYMGAEMLILLNGLSTLAVLWSVWLLPLTAVASGSRIAAETSSGIGEAFRYIRAHPPVLSLLLLAVVPMVFAFPYTSLLPVFARDLLQVGPESFGALLSMSAAGALTGSLWLSFGRPILRTGRWLLGSIVMFGLCLLCFLFSFSFWQALAAMFAVGLFSQIYRTMSRIALQMQVEDRLRGRLLSIALMDRGFIPLGALIFGAVAEWAGALVAGSAMAAGCIVVTLVVGFCQREIGKL is encoded by the coding sequence GTGAAAGCGGGACCCGATTTGGCTCCCCAGCGCCTGCGGCTGCGTTCGACCGCTTTGCGCATCTGGCGCAGCAAACCGTTTCTCCATTTCATGTGGGGATCGCTGATTTCCCGGGTCGGCGACTGGATGGATATCACGGCGATGAACTGGGCGATTCTCCAATGGACCCATTCTCCCCTTGCGCTGGGAGCCGTCAACGCTTGCCGCCTGCTCCCCGCTTTGCTCTGCGGCCTTCCCGCGGGTGTGCTGGCGGACCGGATGAATCGCCGCAAACTGTTGCTCCTGCTGCATGCGGGGATCATGCTGCTTACCTTTTTGCTTGCTTTCCTGTTTCTGCAGCAAGTTCATTTATGGGCCGTTCTGACGGGGATTGCGGCCCGATCCGCTCTGCAGACGATGGAGCCGATTGTGCGCAACGCGCTGCTTCCCAACCTGGTGGAGAAGGAATCGGCAGCGAACGCCATCGCCGCCAACGTGGCGGTCCTGAACCTGTCGCGCATGATCGGGCCCGCCGTGGCCGGAACGCTGATGCTGTATATGGGGGCGGAAATGCTGATCTTGTTGAACGGGCTGAGCACGCTGGCGGTCCTTTGGTCGGTTTGGCTTCTTCCCCTGACCGCGGTCGCTTCCGGCAGCCGCATCGCGGCGGAAACATCGTCCGGGATCGGGGAAGCGTTTCGCTATATTCGGGCTCATCCACCCGTATTGTCGCTTTTATTGCTCGCCGTTGTGCCCATGGTGTTTGCTTTTCCCTACACCTCCTTGCTTCCCGTATTCGCACGCGACTTGCTGCAGGTGGGACCGGAATCGTTCGGTGCATTGCTTTCCATGTCTGCCGCGGGGGCGTTGACGGGTTCGCTGTGGTTGTCGTTCGGAAGACCGATTCTGCGCACCGGCCGGTGGCTGCTGGGCTCCATCGTGATGTTCGGGTTGTGTTTGCTCTGCTTTTTGTTTTCCTTCTCCTTTTGGCAAGCGTTGGCTGCCATGTTTGCCGTAGGATTGTTCAGCCAAATTTACCGCACGATGAGTCGGATCGCGCTCCAGATGCAGGTGGAGGACAGATTGCGCGGGAGACTCTTAAGCATTGCGCTGATGGACAGAGGATTCATCCCCCTGGGAGCTCTGATTTTCGGCGCGGTTGCCGAATGGGCCGGCGCCCTCGTGGCCGGCTCGGCCATGGCCGCGGGCTGCATTGTCGTGACGCTGGTTGTCGGTTTTTGTCAGCGGGAAATCGGCAAGTTGTAA
- a CDS encoding FecCD family ABC transporter permease, producing the protein MRSLTQIRSRRFLLLSLTGFVLLLVFAAFSLWFGAVSVSLEQLLEQWRTGEGIVFEYRLPRLLVAILVGMNMAVAGSIIQGVTRNPLAAPDLIGLNAGGGLVIAVLLLAMSDVPAYTLPLAAFCGAAAAGGLVFLLAYHNGGIAPTRLVLSGVAVGSGLQALITLLLVKYAPNAAQALVFLKGSLYARTWSHVGMIAPWALVGIPLAFFAARVLSMLQLGEESVKGLGLRVQLVRLLLLALVVVLAGSAVAVAGTIGFVGLIVPHLVKYLVGPDFRLVLPLSALFGALLVVIADMVGRVIMPPAEIPAGILTALIGAPYFLYLLVLRR; encoded by the coding sequence ATGAGGTCGCTTACGCAAATCCGGAGCCGGCGTTTTCTGTTGCTGTCGTTGACCGGTTTTGTGCTGCTGCTCGTTTTCGCGGCGTTCAGCCTGTGGTTCGGGGCGGTTTCCGTTTCGCTGGAGCAGTTGCTGGAACAGTGGCGAACAGGAGAAGGCATCGTCTTTGAATACCGCCTGCCCAGGCTGCTGGTGGCGATATTGGTGGGGATGAATATGGCCGTGGCCGGTTCCATCATCCAGGGGGTGACCCGCAATCCGCTGGCGGCTCCCGATTTGATCGGCCTCAACGCGGGCGGCGGTTTGGTCATCGCCGTCTTGCTGCTCGCGATGTCGGATGTTCCCGCCTACACCCTGCCCCTCGCGGCGTTTTGCGGCGCGGCGGCCGCCGGCGGACTGGTGTTTTTGCTGGCTTACCACAATGGCGGCATCGCGCCCACCCGCTTGGTGCTGAGCGGTGTGGCCGTCGGCAGCGGATTGCAGGCGCTGATCACCTTGCTTTTGGTCAAGTATGCGCCGAACGCCGCGCAGGCCTTGGTGTTCCTGAAGGGAAGCCTCTATGCGCGCACCTGGTCGCATGTCGGGATGATCGCGCCCTGGGCGCTGGTCGGCATTCCGCTCGCCTTTTTTGCTGCCCGGGTGTTGTCGATGTTGCAGCTGGGCGAAGAAAGTGTCAAGGGGTTGGGCTTGCGCGTGCAGCTCGTCCGCCTGCTGCTGCTCGCCCTGGTCGTCGTTTTGGCCGGCAGTGCGGTAGCCGTGGCGGGGACGATCGGGTTTGTCGGATTGATCGTGCCGCATCTGGTGAAATACCTGGTCGGTCCCGATTTTCGCCTGGTGCTTCCGTTATCCGCGCTGTTCGGAGCGCTTCTGGTGGTGATCGCGGATATGGTTGGACGGGTGATCATGCCCCCTGCGGAAATTCCTGCGGGGATCCTCACTGCCCTGATTGGCGCACCCTATTTTTTGTATTTGTTGGTCTTGCGGAGATAG
- a CDS encoding FecCD family ABC transporter permease, giving the protein MAVSKATGRNGQREWRSVSSFLLFCGLFALMLVVTAVSLFWRVKGLTFGQWFVLFDGGTENLAAYTVWNVRLPRTLLALLLGAVLAVAGCLLQGITRNDLADPEVIGVNQGATLLVVLGLLFFEVQDASLLILTSACLGALLGGSVVYILSMQGRYTPTRLVLAGLAVSFFFGSLTTGLLLLNEATLSDILYWMAGKLSGASWTDIRIALYGLVPAVLLSWLLAAQLNVLALGDEMAGGLGQRIVFVRRIALFLASLLVGGSVALAGPIGFVGLMVPHMARLMTGPDYRLLIPLSALLGADLLLLSDLAGQMLFYPVETPVGIITALAGTPFFLFLMRRKKGESV; this is encoded by the coding sequence ATGGCCGTGTCAAAAGCGACAGGAAGGAACGGACAACGGGAATGGCGTTCCGTTTCTTCCTTTCTTCTATTTTGCGGTTTGTTCGCGCTCATGCTGGTGGTAACGGCGGTCTCCCTGTTTTGGCGGGTCAAAGGCCTGACGTTCGGGCAGTGGTTTGTACTGTTTGATGGAGGGACGGAAAATCTGGCTGCTTATACGGTCTGGAACGTCCGCCTGCCGCGGACGCTCCTTGCGCTGCTTCTCGGCGCGGTGCTGGCGGTTGCCGGATGCCTGCTGCAGGGAATCACGCGCAACGATTTGGCGGACCCCGAGGTGATCGGGGTGAACCAAGGAGCCACTTTGTTGGTGGTGCTCGGCCTCCTTTTTTTCGAGGTGCAGGACGCTTCGCTGCTGATTTTGACGAGCGCTTGCTTGGGAGCCCTGCTGGGCGGCAGCGTCGTGTACATCCTCTCCATGCAGGGACGATATACCCCCACCCGGCTGGTCTTGGCGGGGCTTGCCGTCTCGTTCTTTTTCGGGTCGCTGACCACCGGGCTGTTGCTGCTGAACGAAGCGACCTTGTCCGATATTCTGTATTGGATGGCGGGCAAATTGTCCGGCGCAAGCTGGACCGACATTCGCATCGCGCTGTACGGGTTGGTGCCGGCTGTGCTGCTGAGCTGGCTGCTCGCCGCGCAACTGAATGTGCTGGCGCTGGGCGATGAAATGGCAGGCGGCCTCGGCCAGCGGATCGTTTTCGTTCGCCGGATCGCGCTGTTCCTGGCCTCCCTATTGGTGGGGGGATCTGTGGCGCTGGCCGGTCCCATCGGTTTTGTGGGACTGATGGTGCCGCATATGGCGCGTTTGATGACGGGACCGGATTATCGTCTGCTGATTCCGTTGTCCGCGTTGCTGGGAGCCGATTTGCTGCTGTTGTCCGATTTGGCGGGCCAGATGCTGTTTTATCCCGTGGAAACACCGGTCGGAATCATTACGGCCTTGGCGGGAACCCCGTTTTTTCTGTTCCTGATGCGGCGGAAAAAGGGGGAGAGCGTATGA
- a CDS encoding ABC transporter substrate-binding protein — MSVPFWGIRRWKRSLLGVAALAVLLGLSGCGQSASGNAGSTDASGSSASSATSASPAAPADAAPAGEKTVQHIWGETTLQGVPNKVVALDFYIVDTLVSLGVQPAGIAGSGNTRVPAHVKDQVGTFTDVGERTEPNLEVIRSLEPDLIIANPERAKMIQGELAKIAPTITLSDRSYQTILENVDLLADVFEKPDQAKKVRADLEAKIKQAKEKIGKSSSVLVVGVFEDDMSVWVKNSFIASLMTDIGLNYVFEGEKVKTEGNADIAKMTVERLAEYNPDVLFLYGDGINKLKENPLFQQLKAAKENHVYEVDRDLWSRSRGPIAAGLIVEEAAALLTGQGE, encoded by the coding sequence ATGTCCGTACCGTTTTGGGGGATTCGCAGGTGGAAGCGGTCACTGCTGGGGGTGGCCGCTCTCGCTGTACTGCTGGGGCTGTCCGGCTGCGGTCAATCCGCTTCCGGCAATGCCGGTTCAACCGATGCGTCCGGCAGTTCTGCTTCTTCGGCAACGTCGGCTTCGCCGGCTGCGCCAGCGGATGCCGCACCAGCCGGGGAAAAAACCGTGCAGCACATCTGGGGGGAAACCACGCTTCAAGGCGTTCCGAACAAGGTTGTCGCGCTGGATTTTTACATCGTCGACACGCTCGTGTCCTTGGGCGTTCAGCCGGCGGGAATCGCCGGTTCGGGCAATACCCGCGTACCGGCCCACGTCAAAGACCAGGTAGGAACCTTTACCGACGTCGGGGAACGGACAGAACCGAATTTGGAAGTGATCCGTTCGCTTGAGCCGGATCTGATCATCGCCAATCCGGAACGGGCCAAAATGATTCAGGGAGAGTTGGCGAAGATTGCCCCGACGATCACCCTGAGCGACCGAAGTTACCAAACGATTCTGGAAAATGTCGATCTGCTGGCCGACGTGTTTGAAAAACCGGATCAAGCGAAGAAAGTCAGAGCCGATTTGGAAGCGAAAATCAAGCAAGCGAAAGAAAAAATCGGGAAATCTTCATCGGTTCTGGTCGTGGGCGTATTTGAGGACGATATGAGCGTGTGGGTGAAAAACTCGTTCATCGCCAGCCTGATGACCGATATCGGACTGAATTACGTATTCGAAGGGGAGAAAGTGAAAACGGAAGGAAACGCGGATATTGCCAAAATGACGGTGGAACGGCTGGCCGAATACAATCCCGATGTTTTGTTTCTGTATGGCGACGGGATCAATAAACTGAAGGAAAATCCGCTGTTTCAGCAATTGAAAGCGGCGAAGGAAAACCACGTGTACGAAGTGGACCGAGACCTTTGGTCGCGTTCGCGCGGCCCGATTGCAGCGGGACTGATTGTGGAGGAAGCGGCTGCGTTGCTGACCGGCCAGGGGGAATAG
- a CDS encoding GerAB/ArcD/ProY family transporter yields the protein MMENGNISSSQMGKMMYLAITPTAILTTPAITYELAKQDAWISPIWAFSGFLALYAVIRLHGLYPGLNLVQACERIIGRFPGKMLAVIFSLYYLYLNGIILREYGEFVVGAFLLQTPLLVVVGSMVLVCAFAVRSGVEIVGRFAELFLPAFVTLFLLIIFPIIPDLSVLNMLPVMGEGIMPSIKGSFVLQTWFSEMITASFLLPFVKDHKKTKKTLWLTLWTFMLTIVVSNLATILLLGELTSSYTYPFLILARYINLADFFTHVSSLFMAIWVLGAFVKICVFFYVTVLCAAQGLNLSDYRPIVFPCGLLLILFSFWAAPNYQELTHAIAKYVTLSALTMFVFVPLVLLCLAWVKKRVQKRTA from the coding sequence ATGATGGAAAATGGGAACATTTCCTCATCGCAAATGGGAAAAATGATGTATTTGGCGATCACCCCTACAGCCATTCTGACCACACCCGCGATTACGTACGAACTGGCGAAGCAAGACGCATGGATCTCGCCGATTTGGGCATTCAGCGGGTTCCTTGCCCTCTATGCCGTGATCCGGCTGCATGGCCTGTATCCCGGTCTCAATCTCGTCCAGGCTTGCGAGCGGATCATCGGACGATTTCCCGGAAAAATGCTGGCGGTTATATTCTCCCTGTACTATTTGTATCTCAACGGGATTATCCTGCGGGAATACGGCGAATTTGTGGTTGGCGCGTTCCTGCTTCAGACGCCGCTGCTGGTGGTGGTGGGCAGCATGGTGCTGGTCTGCGCCTTCGCCGTACGCAGCGGGGTAGAAATTGTGGGGAGGTTTGCCGAACTGTTTCTGCCCGCGTTTGTTACGCTTTTTTTGCTGATCATTTTTCCGATTATTCCCGATCTGAGTGTGTTGAATATGCTGCCGGTCATGGGAGAAGGGATTATGCCTTCCATCAAGGGCTCTTTCGTGCTGCAGACCTGGTTTAGCGAAATGATCACCGCCTCGTTTTTGCTCCCTTTTGTGAAGGATCATAAAAAAACGAAAAAAACCCTTTGGCTCACCTTATGGACGTTCATGCTGACGATCGTGGTCTCCAACTTGGCGACAATCCTGCTGCTGGGAGAGCTGACGAGCAGTTATACCTATCCTTTTTTGATTCTGGCGCGGTATATCAATCTGGCCGACTTTTTCACTCACGTTTCATCGCTGTTCATGGCGATCTGGGTATTGGGAGCGTTTGTCAAGATCTGTGTGTTTTTTTACGTGACCGTGCTGTGCGCTGCGCAAGGCCTGAACCTTTCCGATTACCGGCCGATCGTATTCCCGTGCGGGCTGCTCTTGATTTTGTTCAGTTTTTGGGCTGCTCCCAATTATCAGGAGCTTACGCACGCGATCGCAAAGTACGTCACGCTCTCCGCATTGACGATGTTCGTGTTTGTCCCGCTTGTGCTGCTCTGTTTGGCTTGGGTGAAGAAGCGGGTGCAAAAACGGACTGCGTAG
- a CDS encoding Ger(x)C family spore germination protein, whose amino-acid sequence MEFIMKRKSVVVLFTLSIHALLLSGCWDRTEVNDLAIITAAGLDLTENDQLELSVKMYLTTPSSPQQMGQSGPSGGGAGLSVVRSAVGLTMADAVSKLQQVITRKIFWGQAEVFIFGERLAEAGLVEPMDFLTRHPAPRERANVFVSKGSTAKEVLELNPPIERSVADALREMAKAQTGLNITMKELAQMMAGRAKAAVLPLLEINPKQGDQEAFPFINGTAVLKNGKMIAHMDYNVTRGIMWLRNEIKGGTITISPQSGNGLISLLVLRSHTELVPHIHGDDWSMTVRIEATDDIIENTTDLDLSNPKHIERLQAELEADINRRVKKALNQAQKELNADIFQFADAFYRKYPKEWAQNKDRWDDIFPAVRVSLQTDLRVRKPGLTGKNLFKPEQR is encoded by the coding sequence ATGGAGTTTATCATGAAGCGAAAATCCGTGGTCGTCCTCTTTACCCTTTCGATCCATGCACTGTTGCTCTCCGGCTGCTGGGACCGGACCGAAGTAAACGATTTGGCGATTATCACGGCAGCCGGTTTGGATTTGACGGAAAATGATCAACTGGAACTGTCCGTCAAAATGTATCTGACGACACCCTCATCTCCTCAACAAATGGGACAATCTGGTCCCAGCGGCGGGGGGGCCGGTCTGTCGGTCGTCCGATCGGCAGTCGGATTGACGATGGCGGATGCGGTATCCAAATTGCAACAAGTGATCACCCGCAAGATTTTTTGGGGGCAGGCTGAAGTGTTCATTTTCGGGGAAAGACTGGCAGAAGCAGGACTGGTCGAACCGATGGATTTTTTGACACGACACCCCGCGCCCCGGGAACGGGCGAATGTGTTTGTGAGCAAAGGCAGTACAGCCAAAGAGGTGTTGGAGCTGAATCCGCCGATTGAACGGTCGGTTGCCGACGCGCTGCGGGAAATGGCCAAGGCGCAAACGGGACTGAACATCACGATGAAAGAACTGGCGCAAATGATGGCCGGCAGAGCCAAAGCGGCTGTCCTCCCGTTGTTGGAAATCAACCCCAAACAAGGTGACCAGGAAGCGTTCCCGTTTATTAACGGAACGGCGGTGTTGAAAAACGGAAAGATGATCGCGCACATGGACTATAACGTAACCCGCGGGATCATGTGGCTAAGAAACGAAATAAAGGGAGGCACCATCACCATCTCCCCGCAATCCGGCAATGGACTGATCTCCCTGCTGGTGTTAAGGAGCCATACGGAATTGGTTCCGCATATTCACGGAGATGACTGGAGCATGACCGTCCGGATCGAGGCCACAGACGATATCATCGAAAATACGACGGATCTGGATCTCTCGAATCCAAAGCATATCGAACGCTTGCAAGCCGAATTGGAAGCAGACATTAACCGCCGTGTGAAAAAGGCCTTAAACCAAGCACAGAAAGAATTGAACGCGGACATTTTTCAATTTGCCGATGCGTTTTACCGGAAATACCCGAAAGAATGGGCGCAAAACAAGGATCGCTGGGACGACATCTTTCCCGCTGTCCGCGTCAGTCTGCAAACAGACCTGAGGGTTCGCAAACCGGGACTGACCGGCAAAAACTTGTTCAAGCCGGAACAGAGGTGA
- a CDS encoding spore germination protein, producing the protein MANVKQFLNRVFASHRKESAAADPRAIDPQKRIELSADLQANLQLLKAIYADSSDVVFHDFFIGELTPAVLVYIEGLTNVEELDQHVLAPLQQDGSAEHTLPYIRKKIAVSSIKRVDTVADVIEEISGGNPVLLVEREKQGLAVGLAKWDKRAIEEPTAESVLRGPREGFIESLRSNTAMLRRKVRSANLKIKSITIGTYSRTEIAVAYIESIAAPALVEEVMNRLRRIEIDGVLSSAYIEELIEDNPTSPFPQLLSTERPDVAVAYLLEGHVVVLVDGTPSVLIAPVTFFSMLQSPEDYYERYFVATAVRWLRYLYLAISLLGPSFYIAVITYHQEMIPTPLLLTMASSREQIPFPALVEAVLMETMFEALREAGARLPKQIGTAVSIVGALVIGQAAIAAGIVSTPMVMVVAITGIASFMAPRFTVGIAVRLLRFPMMFLSGILGLLGLIMGVIVILNHMLTLRSFGVPYLSPLAPLKKRELKDVLWRAPRWKFNTRPQMTGVWNTYRQAAGQRPGPAAGDEEG; encoded by the coding sequence ATGGCCAATGTTAAACAATTTTTGAACCGAGTGTTCGCTTCCCATCGTAAAGAGTCGGCAGCGGCGGACCCGAGAGCGATAGATCCACAAAAACGGATCGAACTTTCCGCTGATCTACAGGCAAACCTGCAGTTGCTGAAGGCGATCTATGCGGACAGTTCCGACGTCGTTTTTCACGATTTTTTCATTGGCGAGCTAACGCCAGCCGTTCTTGTATACATTGAGGGTCTCACCAATGTCGAAGAGCTCGATCAACATGTGCTCGCTCCGCTTCAGCAGGATGGCTCAGCGGAACATACACTGCCCTACATTCGCAAAAAAATCGCCGTCTCGTCGATCAAACGGGTGGACACAGTAGCCGATGTCATTGAAGAAATATCCGGCGGGAATCCCGTCCTGCTCGTGGAGCGGGAAAAACAAGGACTAGCGGTTGGGCTGGCCAAGTGGGACAAACGCGCCATTGAAGAACCTACGGCCGAATCGGTCTTACGGGGGCCAAGGGAAGGATTCATCGAATCGCTGCGGTCCAATACGGCGATGCTGCGACGGAAAGTGCGAAGCGCGAACCTGAAAATCAAATCGATAACCATCGGGACTTATTCGCGAACCGAGATTGCCGTCGCCTATATCGAAAGCATTGCGGCTCCCGCTTTAGTCGAAGAAGTGATGAACCGGTTGCGGCGGATCGAGATCGACGGCGTATTGTCCAGCGCGTATATCGAGGAATTGATTGAAGACAATCCGACTTCCCCGTTCCCTCAACTGCTTTCCACAGAACGTCCGGATGTGGCGGTCGCCTATTTGTTGGAAGGGCATGTCGTCGTGTTGGTCGACGGTACCCCCAGCGTGCTGATCGCACCAGTGACGTTTTTTTCCATGCTGCAATCGCCCGAAGATTATTATGAGCGATATTTTGTCGCTACGGCGGTGCGCTGGCTGCGTTATCTGTATTTGGCCATCTCTTTGCTGGGACCTTCGTTTTACATCGCCGTCATTACGTATCATCAGGAAATGATCCCGACCCCTCTATTGCTGACGATGGCCAGTTCGCGGGAACAAATTCCGTTTCCCGCCCTTGTCGAGGCCGTGCTGATGGAAACGATGTTTGAAGCGCTGCGCGAGGCTGGCGCCAGACTTCCCAAGCAGATCGGAACAGCCGTCAGCATTGTCGGGGCACTGGTCATCGGGCAGGCGGCGATCGCAGCCGGAATCGTATCCACCCCGATGGTGATGGTGGTGGCGATAACGGGAATCGCCTCCTTTATGGCTCCCCGCTTCACGGTTGGCATCGCCGTCAGGTTGCTCCGTTTTCCCATGATGTTCCTGTCCGGTATTCTGGGACTGCTCGGCTTGATCATGGGGGTGATTGTCATTTTGAATCATATGCTCACCCTTCGTTCTTTCGGAGTTCCGTATTTGTCGCCTCTCGCTCCATTGAAAAAACGGGAATTGAAGGATGTGCTTTGGCGGGCTCCACGCTGGAAGTTCAACACGCGTCCGCAGATGACGGGAGTATGGAACACGTATCGGCAGGCAGCCGGACAGCGTCCGGGTCCGGCCGCAGGGGATGAAGAGGGATAA